In Thermodesulfovibrionales bacterium, one DNA window encodes the following:
- the purH gene encoding bifunctional phosphoribosylaminoimidazolecarboxamide formyltransferase/IMP cyclohydrolase (involved in de novo purine biosynthesis) translates to LYPFEETISKPNVTFEEAIENIDIGGPTMLRAAAKNFGDVAVVVDPEDYQKIIREMESSKGEVSRETKFNLAKKVFAHTARYDTVISGYLNGINPGKNSLTQG, encoded by the coding sequence CTCTATCCCTTCGAAGAAACGATTTCGAAACCAAACGTGACCTTTGAAGAGGCTATCGAGAACATTGACATCGGAGGACCGACAATGCTCAGGGCGGCTGCGAAGAACTTCGGGGACGTGGCGGTTGTGGTAGACCCCGAGGATTATCAAAAGATTATCAGGGAGATGGAGTCATCCAAGGGTGAAGTGAGCAGGGAGACGAAATTTAACCTTGCAAAAAAGGTCTTTGCCCATACCGCACGCTATGACACGGTGATCTCAGGTTATCTCAATGGCATCAATCCCGGCAAGAACAGCCTTACCCAAGGGTAG